The Oncorhynchus nerka isolate Pitt River linkage group LG12, Oner_Uvic_2.0, whole genome shotgun sequence genome includes a region encoding these proteins:
- the si:ch211-63p21.8 gene encoding kelch-like protein 33, which yields MEFTRRYLPMEWEERWRKEKERRRRVIEEGGEEVEADDRKLRWIVAYNNNRMGVTRRKEKEGARVKKRNDSTASQGEEEEEEEVSEERREGLGDEEKVRTFYRHTYPKEVFQGLEQLRDSSLLTDLTLSTEAGQHLYAHSPVLAAVSTLVHQRLQERDEEMEKRRGRRDVDMDIKTEIFISLGPEVGLVGLAGVVEFAYTGGLAALNRHTLAQIQTAATTLGVPRVLQLCSEEEEKMKKGVETRAEEKNISTEEQMKVSLQSIRELWAERVGCDVELEVGGTSFHVHRVLLAASSDYFRGMFTSGMRESQQPCVALPFLEASELEALIGCSYSGSLSLSWGCVFEITCTALQLQFQPTLLLCLDFLEREMDAHSCLDVASFALAYEMPGLLEEAEDFVLRNFQEVSTSLKFLDLPADKLLDFLHSDGLCAPSELAVFRAVVVWVEANPAERLAQAQELMTGVRFQLMTFKEFREVRAINLRMECSSDTEVDLYGSALKEFGFSLPETLDQCRIRRPKDALVLVGGDQLDPDLGKRLPSRQLWFANSLRTGTGLVKAMDWRILGEIPEKPRFRHGVGVMEGRLYVIGGCEFYTKTDTLKSVYRYDPMQDSWQRLADMQEYRSNFSVVVWGDRLYAIGGDMDMNTNLDSVEDYSPVSDTWSFAKPLDQALSGHAATLLDGEIFISGGFDCRYQCLTSMFLYHPERGTTYLAEMSQDRAQHCMEVLHHGGGGLCVVGGVCNLRTFYTDQLACEVYDPVSDSWSALTPLTIPHVGAASVVLEGKIYVLGGYCQEDYRETRLVHRYEPITQRWENIGKMPGPNTDIRACLLHLPKHLRQ from the exons ATGGAGTTTACCAGACGTTACCTGCCCATGGAATGGGAGGAACGGTggaggaaagagaaggaaaggaggagaagagtgattgaggaaggaggagaagaggtagaAGCGGACGATCGAAAGCTGAGGTGGATTGTGGCCTACAACAACAACCGGATGGGCGTGacgaggagaaaggagaaagagggagcaaGGGTCAAGAAGAGGAACGACAGCACGGCAAgccagggagaagaggaagaagaagaggaagtgtcagaggagaggagggaaggactgGGAGATGAAGAGAAGGTTCGTACATTCTACAGACATACCTATCCTAAAGAGGTATTCCAGGGTCTGGAGCAGCTCAGGGACTCCTCTCTCCTTACTGACCTGACTCTGAGCACTGAGGCTGGGCAGCATCTTTATGCACACTCCCCTGTCCTGGCTGCTGTGAGCACCCTTGTCCACCAGAGACTgcaagagagggatgaagagatggagaagaggagggggaggagagatgttGACATGGACATAAAGACAGAGATATTCATCAGTCTGGGTCCTGAGGTGGGGCTTGTGGGGCTGGCAGGGGTAGTGGAGTTTGCCTACACTGGGGGCTTAGCAGCtctgaacagacacacactggcccAGATACAGACTGCAGCTACAACACTAGGGGTCCCCAGAGTTCTACAACTCtgcagtgaagaggaggagaagatgaagaAGGGAGTAGAGACGAGGGCAGAAGAGAAGAATATCTCTACTGAAGAACAGATGAAGGTCAGTCTTCAGTCCATCAGAGAGCTGTGGGCAGAGAGAGTGGGCTGTGATGTGGAGCTGGAGGTTGGAGGAACATCATTCCATG TCCACAGAGTGCTCCTGGCTGCCAGTAGTGACTACTTCCGGGGAATGTTTACCAGCGGGATGAGGGAATCACAGCAGCCCTGTGTGGCCCTTCCCTTCCTGGAGGCATCTGAGCTTGAGGCTCTGATTGGCTGTTCCTATAGCGGGTCCCTCTCCCTCAGCTGGGGGTGTGTCTTTGAGATCACCTGCACTGCCCTGCAGCTCCAGTTCCAGCCCACCCTCTTGCTGTGCCTTGATTTCCTGGAACGGGAAATGGATGCCCACTCATGTCTGGATGTGGCCTCCTTTGCCCTGGCTTATGAGATGCCGGGACTCCTCGAGGAGGCCGAGGACTTTGTTCTGAGGAACTTCCAAGAAGTGTCTACCAGCCTGAAATTCCTGGACCTTCCGGCTGATAAACTGCTGGATTTTCTCCACTCTGATGGCCTCTGTGCGCCCTCAGAGCTGGCCGTGTtcagggctgtggtggtctgggTAGAGGCCAACCCGGCAGAGAGGCTAGCCCAGGCCCAGGAGCTGATGACAGGAGTCCGCTTCCAGCTCATGACCTTTAAGGAGTTCAGAGAGGTCAGGGCAATCAACCTGCGCATGGAATGCAGCAGCGACACAGAG GTGGATCTGTACGGCTCGGCCCTCAAAGAGTTTGGCTTCAGTCTTCCTGAGACCCTGGACCAGTGCCGGATCCGACGGCCCAAAGACGCCCTGGTTCTGGTCGGAGGCGACCAGCTGGATCCTGACTTGGGTAAACGGCTTCCCAGCAGGCAGCTGTGGTTTGCTAACTCCCTCCGCACCGGAACAGGCCTGGTGAAGGCCATGGACTGGAGGATTCTGGGAGAGATACCAGAGAAGCCCAGGTTTAGACACGGGGTGGGGGTGATGGAGGGGCGGCTGTACGTTATCGGAGGGTGTGAGTTCTACACAAAGACTGATACGCTGAAATCAGTATACAG gtatGACCCCATGCAGGACAGCTGGCAGAGGTTGGCTGACATGCAGGAGTACAGGAGTAACTTCTCGGTGGTGGTGTGGGGTGATCGTCTCTACGCCATCGGAGGAGACATGGACATGAATACCAACCTGGACAGTGTGGAGGACTACAGCCCCGTATCTGACACCTGGAG CTTTGCCAAGCCTCTGGACCAGGCCCTGAGTGGCCACGCTGCCACATTGTTGGATGGAGAGATCTTCATCTCAGGGGGGTTCGACTGCAGGTACCAGTGTCTGACGTCCATGTTCCTGTACCACCCTGAGAGAGGAACTACCTACCTGGCAGAGATGAGCCAGGATCGGGCCCAGCACTGTATGGAGGTCCTGCATCATGGCGGTGGTGGTCTCTGCGTGGTTGGAGGGGTGTGTAACCTACGTACGTTCTACACCGACCAGCTGGCCTGTGAGGTCTACGACCCTGTTAGTGACTCCTGGAGCGCCCTCACGCCCCTGACCATCCCCCATGTTGGAGCAGCCTCTGTGGTTCTGGAGGGGAAGATCTATGTGCTGGGAGGATACTGCCAAGAGGACTACAGGGAGACCAGACTGGTTCACCGATATGAACCCATTACCCAACGTTGGGAGAATATAGGCAAGATGCCCGGACCTAACACTGACATAAGAGCCTGTTTGCTCCACCTGCCCAAACACTTGAGACAATGA